Proteins encoded together in one Hevea brasiliensis isolate MT/VB/25A 57/8 chromosome 16, ASM3005281v1, whole genome shotgun sequence window:
- the LOC131174763 gene encoding cinnamoyl-CoA reductase-like SNL6 isoform X2, whose protein sequence is MEGATLSKPLILPAFQAEEVHCTGRAFSSSLSAREKKLVCVTSGNSCLDSHIVKELLANGYLVRVTIQNPVDFEDIKELMKDEEINQLESVVVAKMQDLESLCDAFRGCHAIFHTSSFIDPHGVSGYSEHMAFLETEVARNVIKACSGAAYMRRCIFTSSLLASIWSDDNLDRTIDEGCWSNEEFCRENKLWLALGKTTAEKAAWGKSKELKVKLVTVCPGLLMAPSFPYAHKDTSLPYLKGGSVMLQRGILATGDVNKVADAHVRVYEAMDDGAFGRYLCFDKVVERLDEGIQLENELKRHGLRPGSVVSAEETREVHSKLCNSKLAKLLLEGSQGKSCRQ, encoded by the exons atggaaggAGCGACGCTATCAAAACCGTTAATCCTACCAGCTTTCCAGGCAGAAGAAGTCCATTGTACTGGACGAGCTTTTAGCTCCAGTTTGAGTGCAAGAGAGAAGAAGCTAGTCTGTGTGACCAGTGGGAATTCTTGCTTGGATTCTCATATAGTGAAGGAGCTCTTGGCTAACGGCTACCTTGTTCGAGTCACAATTCAAAACCCAG TGGATTTTGAAGACATTAAGGAACTAATGAAAGATGAAGAGATAAACCAACTAGAAAGTGTTGTGGTAGCAAAGATGCAAGATTTGGAAAGTCTTTGTGATGCATTTAGAGGTTGTCATGCTATTTTCCACACCTCATCTTTCATAGATCCGCATGGAGTTTCAGGTTATTCA GAACATATGGCATTCCTGGAGACTGAGGTTGCAAGGAATGTTATTAAAGCTTGCAGTGGGGCAGCATACATGAGGAGGTGTATCTTCACTTCTTCTCTTCTTGCATCAATCTGGAGTGATGACAATCTAGACAGAACTATTGATGAGGGTTGTTGGAGCAACGAGGAATTCTGCAGAGAAAACAAG CTTTGGCTTGCCTTGGGGAAGACGACCGCAGAGAAGGCTGCTTGGGGGAAGTCAAAGGAATTGAAAGTGAAGCTTGTAACAGTCTGCCCTGGCCTTCTTATGGCTCCTTCGTTCCCCTATGCTCACAAAGACACTTCTCTACCATATCTTAAAG GGGGCTCGGTCATGCTACAACGAGGCATACTAGCAACTGGAGATGTGAATAAGGTTGCAGACGCACACGTCCGCGTTTATGAAGCTATGGATGATGGAGCTTTTGGGCGATATCTTTGCTTTGATAAAGTAGTGGAAAGATTGGATGAGGGCATTCAGCTGGAAAATGAATTGAAGAGGCATGGACTGCGGCCTGGAAGTGTGGTCTCAGCGGAAGAAACACGAGAAGTACACAGCAAGCTTTGTAATTCAAAGCTAGCCAAATTGTTACTTGAAGGCTCACAAGGCAAATCTTGCAGACAGTGA
- the LOC131174763 gene encoding cinnamoyl-CoA reductase-like SNL6 isoform X1, translating into MEGATLSKPLILPAFQAEEVHCTGRAFSSSLSAREKKLVCVTSGNSCLDSHIVKELLANGYLVRVTIQNPGWKNIYFPRLCLGMDLDFEDIKELMKDEEINQLESVVVAKMQDLESLCDAFRGCHAIFHTSSFIDPHGVSGYSEHMAFLETEVARNVIKACSGAAYMRRCIFTSSLLASIWSDDNLDRTIDEGCWSNEEFCRENKLWLALGKTTAEKAAWGKSKELKVKLVTVCPGLLMAPSFPYAHKDTSLPYLKGGSVMLQRGILATGDVNKVADAHVRVYEAMDDGAFGRYLCFDKVVERLDEGIQLENELKRHGLRPGSVVSAEETREVHSKLCNSKLAKLLLEGSQGKSCRQ; encoded by the exons atggaaggAGCGACGCTATCAAAACCGTTAATCCTACCAGCTTTCCAGGCAGAAGAAGTCCATTGTACTGGACGAGCTTTTAGCTCCAGTTTGAGTGCAAGAGAGAAGAAGCTAGTCTGTGTGACCAGTGGGAATTCTTGCTTGGATTCTCATATAGTGAAGGAGCTCTTGGCTAACGGCTACCTTGTTCGAGTCACAATTCAAAACCCAGGTTGGAAAAACATATATTTTCCAAGGTTGTGCTTAGGAATGGATT TGGATTTTGAAGACATTAAGGAACTAATGAAAGATGAAGAGATAAACCAACTAGAAAGTGTTGTGGTAGCAAAGATGCAAGATTTGGAAAGTCTTTGTGATGCATTTAGAGGTTGTCATGCTATTTTCCACACCTCATCTTTCATAGATCCGCATGGAGTTTCAGGTTATTCA GAACATATGGCATTCCTGGAGACTGAGGTTGCAAGGAATGTTATTAAAGCTTGCAGTGGGGCAGCATACATGAGGAGGTGTATCTTCACTTCTTCTCTTCTTGCATCAATCTGGAGTGATGACAATCTAGACAGAACTATTGATGAGGGTTGTTGGAGCAACGAGGAATTCTGCAGAGAAAACAAG CTTTGGCTTGCCTTGGGGAAGACGACCGCAGAGAAGGCTGCTTGGGGGAAGTCAAAGGAATTGAAAGTGAAGCTTGTAACAGTCTGCCCTGGCCTTCTTATGGCTCCTTCGTTCCCCTATGCTCACAAAGACACTTCTCTACCATATCTTAAAG GGGGCTCGGTCATGCTACAACGAGGCATACTAGCAACTGGAGATGTGAATAAGGTTGCAGACGCACACGTCCGCGTTTATGAAGCTATGGATGATGGAGCTTTTGGGCGATATCTTTGCTTTGATAAAGTAGTGGAAAGATTGGATGAGGGCATTCAGCTGGAAAATGAATTGAAGAGGCATGGACTGCGGCCTGGAAGTGTGGTCTCAGCGGAAGAAACACGAGAAGTACACAGCAAGCTTTGTAATTCAAAGCTAGCCAAATTGTTACTTGAAGGCTCACAAGGCAAATCTTGCAGACAGTGA